One window from the genome of Clostridia bacterium encodes:
- a CDS encoding FRG domain-containing protein — MKERSYNDITIHSWEELIEKVYENSYRSDINRYRTSFVFRGISDKGYELKTSLERNCKDNCGLENSILRNFIKYARLGAESEKNIWKVLAIAQHHGLPTRLLDWTYSPFVAMHFATFDTDSFDKDGVIWCINIERMHEVIPGKLRTILKRENAYAFTTEMLSEKCSNLGDFDTLSDNPFLLFFEPPSLDDRIINQFGLHSVVSNPTIIHDEILVNYPDYYKRLIIPKEIKLEIRDKLDQANINERVLFPGLDGLCTWLARHYRPLS; from the coding sequence ATGAAAGAGCGAAGCTATAATGATATCACTATTCACTCTTGGGAAGAACTTATTGAAAAGGTCTATGAGAATTCTTACAGATCGGACATAAATAGATATAGGACAAGTTTTGTATTCAGGGGGATAAGTGATAAAGGCTATGAGCTCAAAACTTCATTAGAAAGAAATTGTAAGGACAATTGTGGTTTAGAAAACAGTATATTGAGGAATTTCATTAAGTATGCAAGATTAGGGGCGGAGAGTGAAAAGAATATTTGGAAGGTGCTTGCCATTGCTCAGCACCATGGATTGCCTACAAGGCTTTTGGACTGGACATACTCACCTTTTGTAGCTATGCACTTTGCAACTTTTGATACGGATAGTTTTGATAAAGACGGTGTTATATGGTGTATAAATATAGAAAGAATGCATGAGGTAATCCCAGGCAAACTGAGAACTATTCTAAAAAGGGAAAACGCGTACGCATTTACAACAGAAATGCTTTCGGAAAAATGCTCAAATTTAGGTGATTTTGACACTTTATCCGATAATCCTTTTTTGCTGTTTTTTGAGCCTCCGTCATTAGATGACAGGATTATTAATCAGTTTGGATTACACTCTGTAGTATCCAACCCGACTATAATTCATGATGAGATATTAGTAAATTATCCTGACTACTATAAAAGACTAATAATCCCTAAGGAAATAAAATTAGAGATTAGAGATAAATTAGACCAGGCGAATATTAATGAGAGGGTTCTTTTTCCTGGCCTTGATGGTTTGTGTACCTGGCTTGCCAGGCATTATAGACCCCTAAGTTGA
- a CDS encoding antitermination protein NusG, with translation MCWYILRTRPSQEEKNQQLIQIIFRDLEIIFPKRRLSWRKKGQIIDIIEPLFRGYLFVTTTNERIEELDLWLRVNRIEAQLMKTDKKISQITSEEADLISKLMCNGDIVEKSEIKKIGERVSIVSGPLVGLEGIIERFSKRNRRVTVRITIGGEVKRVDLEGKWLNLE, from the coding sequence TTGTGTTGGTATATACTTAGAACAAGACCAAGTCAGGAAGAAAAAAATCAGCAGTTAATCCAGATAATATTCCGGGACTTGGAAATCATTTTTCCTAAACGCAGACTCAGTTGGCGTAAAAAGGGTCAGATTATTGATATAATCGAGCCTTTGTTCAGAGGGTATTTATTTGTAACAACTACCAATGAGCGCATTGAAGAACTTGATTTATGGCTTCGTGTTAACAGAATAGAAGCTCAATTAATGAAAACTGATAAAAAAATATCTCAAATAACTTCAGAGGAAGCTGATTTGATAAGTAAATTGATGTGCAATGGGGATATTGTAGAAAAGAGTGAAATAAAAAAAATCGGTGAAAGGGTTAGTATAGTCAGTGGACCATTGGTTGGTCTGGAAGGGATTATTGAAAGGTTCTCTAAAAGAAACCGACGCGTTACTGTACGAATAACAATAGGCGGTGAAGTAAAAAGGGTTGATTTAGAAGGAAAGTGGCTAAATCTCGAGTAA
- a CDS encoding Spi family protease inhibitor yields MLLRKLGTLVLSLVLLSQTIASAAPTSLKKDETEAALNFDVNNTGASKAAVYFMLNDIVYNNESGWDNSCKISSVTPLYGLDEDVTTYVFNISKGSQPKGYIVVAANTEMNPVVEFSYSAKSPIENLEAYTNGNSKQKKLHYLGNLNYFSEYENNDLVSDYGEKQSKDKVKKFFNVNKSDKANNKQIWGNILKANDSVLKDFFVGDNGNGEVISDPAIYLQNTWNSAATYFKDSSNTKLLDYVGNWLQKDYETSDGVGKTTGSGVNNCTLSSLSNIFIYFSANGWTKVPLDKSAIYSKVRAEAVSLGYTPSGGLGVTKNNNLVTNSWKAFGYTNGSGSTSYTWSFSSIRSEIDNNKPVLFSLASGQYYNHTVAVRGYTKYKTLYQGTIASYTHDFYVVHDNWNSGDRYIYATTSTLVGAATYITPATPK; encoded by the coding sequence ATGTTATTAAGAAAACTTGGAACACTTGTTTTATCCCTTGTTTTATTATCTCAAACTATAGCAAGTGCTGCTCCTACCAGTCTAAAGAAAGACGAAACGGAAGCTGCTTTAAATTTTGATGTTAACAATACTGGTGCATCAAAAGCTGCTGTCTATTTTATGCTCAATGATATTGTATACAACAATGAAAGTGGTTGGGATAATAGCTGCAAAATCAGCTCGGTAACTCCTCTTTATGGTTTAGATGAAGATGTTACCACATATGTTTTCAATATTTCAAAAGGGAGCCAACCAAAAGGATATATTGTGGTAGCTGCAAATACTGAAATGAATCCTGTTGTAGAGTTCTCATATAGTGCAAAATCTCCGATCGAAAATTTGGAGGCTTACACAAATGGTAATTCAAAGCAGAAAAAATTGCATTACCTTGGAAACTTAAATTATTTTTCAGAATATGAAAATAACGATTTAGTGAGTGACTATGGAGAAAAACAATCAAAAGACAAAGTAAAGAAATTCTTCAATGTTAACAAAAGTGACAAGGCTAATAATAAGCAAATATGGGGAAACATATTAAAAGCTAATGATTCAGTGTTAAAAGATTTTTTTGTTGGTGATAATGGAAACGGTGAAGTTATTTCAGACCCCGCCATATATTTACAAAATACATGGAACAGTGCTGCTACATATTTTAAAGATTCCTCCAATACAAAACTACTTGATTACGTTGGAAACTGGCTGCAAAAAGATTATGAAACATCCGATGGTGTTGGTAAAACTACTGGTTCCGGAGTTAACAACTGTACATTAAGTTCATTATCAAATATATTTATCTATTTCTCTGCCAATGGCTGGACTAAAGTACCATTGGATAAATCTGCAATATATAGCAAAGTACGCGCGGAGGCTGTCAGTCTTGGATATACGCCTAGCGGCGGTTTGGGCGTAACTAAAAACAATAATCTTGTAACTAACAGTTGGAAAGCTTTTGGTTATACAAACGGGAGTGGATCTACCAGCTACACATGGAGTTTCAGTTCGATCCGTAGTGAGATTGATAATAATAAACCGGTTTTATTTTCATTAGCAAGTGGTCAGTATTATAATCATACCGTTGCAGTTAGAGGCTATACTAAGTATAAAACACTTTACCAGGGAACTATTGCATCATATACTCACGATTTCTATGTAGTACATGATAATTGGAACAGTGGGGATCGGTATATATACGCAACAACATCGACTTTAGTAGGAGCTGCAACATATATAACTCCTGCTACTCCCAAGTAA
- the corA gene encoding magnesium/cobalt transporter CorA — MINTIALTEDLELLIDVPIERLTESDINWYWVDITECDESYKSLLSEHFGFHHLSIEDCLHYYERPKVDYYDTYNFFVLNALNIKSLTASDLNLFVGKNYIVSFHKVEIMQIKAVREKLISNKNIWAEGHLYVTYLIFDKIVDQYFPAVYQIEDKLGSITIRAGGNLNESIINKVFGLREDLLKLRRIINSMKELLYRIINSEHLQEFRDSKQYFNDIYDHLLKLSDIVESNREMTADMRDSYLSINSHRMNRIMTILTIITSIFIPLTFVVGIYGMNFEYMPELSWKYGYFLVLGIMAIIGVGMFLWFKIKGWLNIYK; from the coding sequence TTGATTAATACAATTGCCTTGACAGAGGATTTAGAGCTTCTTATAGATGTTCCTATTGAGCGCTTGACTGAATCGGACATTAACTGGTATTGGGTGGATATTACAGAGTGTGATGAAAGTTATAAATCATTATTAAGCGAGCACTTTGGTTTTCATCATTTATCAATAGAAGACTGTTTACATTATTATGAGCGTCCCAAGGTAGACTACTATGATACATATAATTTCTTTGTTCTTAATGCACTAAATATAAAAAGCCTAACAGCTTCTGATTTAAATCTGTTTGTTGGGAAGAATTATATCGTGTCCTTTCATAAGGTTGAGATTATGCAAATAAAGGCTGTACGTGAGAAATTGATATCAAACAAAAATATATGGGCTGAAGGACATCTCTATGTCACTTATCTTATTTTTGATAAGATTGTTGATCAGTACTTTCCGGCAGTTTACCAAATAGAAGATAAACTGGGGAGTATTACAATCAGGGCAGGCGGAAATTTAAACGAAAGTATAATTAACAAGGTTTTTGGCTTGCGCGAAGACCTTCTGAAGCTTAGAAGAATTATTAATTCAATGAAAGAACTTTTATACAGGATAATAAATTCTGAACACTTACAGGAGTTCAGGGACAGTAAGCAATACTTTAATGATATATATGACCATCTTCTCAAGCTTTCGGATATAGTGGAATCCAACCGGGAGATGACCGCTGATATGCGTGACAGCTACTTGTCAATAAACTCGCATCGGATGAACAGGATCATGACAATCCTTACTATAATAACATCAATTTTTATACCATTGACCTTTGTAGTGGGAATCTATGGAATGAATTTTGAGTATATGCCCGAATTGAGTTGGAAATATGGATATTTTCTAGTACTTGGAATCATGGCGATAATTGGTGTTGGAATGTTTCTGTGGTTTAAAATAAAAGGCTGGTTGAACATTTATAAATAG
- a CDS encoding B12-binding domain-containing radical SAM protein, producing MVEGISKSLDGSKPEDSIRGKIMFIYMQRLGTGNLYQLTEPLGLKALAAFVEDKGYNAKVFSGPAHIALSVVDQEISEYGLDVVGLYCDYENCSVVESFCRTVKNKWGTKVFIGGPQAVALGDSFLKNSCCDVLIRGEGEYPVYELLEFFLHGCGSLETIAGVSYLDKDNHLISLKPRPPINDLDGLPFRKPGKDWTSYKNRKSFTLLTGRGCPFNCAFCYEGSVPGKVRLRSVDNVISELRCALEHNPGIRYIWFADDTFTLDPKRIEAFSREFANLRREYDFVWFCECHPSTFIRWPDMLSAMLESGLVRMQIGIESGSPRVIELYRKQATLEQIEDVVQQCWKKGLPQLAGNIIIGGALETRQTFDETKKFVARLLDIGPGMVDITSTFFLPLPNTALTCNPSAFGLNIIDIDSLTSSGDIAVAETRDLSREEITSMRMEFTNHILTKMLNLQEEGHISEARILEDFRLKHKYGIESNWYKMVYSPDNILKNYYTLMEQGSIVNSKLIPGSEIWNHCPIRTFRLWEYCDFDSGNPIIARQKLSWLEFELILSCTGTTTLNKICMCLYSNFKNDFSCYEDFCTAVLGIMSRFEGRRWLGYTEY from the coding sequence TTGGTTGAAGGAATATCTAAAAGCTTAGACGGGAGTAAGCCTGAAGACAGCATAAGAGGTAAGATCATGTTTATATATATGCAGCGTCTTGGTACAGGTAATCTCTATCAACTTACAGAACCACTGGGATTAAAGGCACTTGCTGCTTTTGTAGAAGACAAAGGGTATAATGCCAAAGTTTTTTCAGGCCCAGCTCACATAGCTCTCTCTGTTGTTGATCAGGAAATATCTGAATATGGCCTGGATGTTGTTGGGCTTTATTGTGATTATGAAAACTGCTCGGTAGTTGAAAGCTTCTGCCGGACAGTAAAAAACAAATGGGGCACAAAAGTGTTTATAGGAGGCCCGCAGGCAGTAGCCCTGGGAGACAGTTTTCTAAAAAACTCCTGTTGTGATGTACTAATACGTGGAGAAGGAGAATATCCGGTTTATGAGTTACTGGAGTTCTTTCTTCATGGCTGCGGTTCCCTTGAAACCATTGCTGGAGTCTCCTATCTTGATAAGGACAATCACCTTATCAGTTTAAAGCCACGCCCCCCTATAAATGACCTTGATGGATTACCTTTCAGAAAACCAGGAAAGGATTGGACCTCTTATAAAAACAGAAAAAGTTTTACTCTGCTGACCGGGCGCGGCTGCCCCTTCAACTGCGCTTTCTGCTATGAAGGAAGCGTCCCTGGAAAAGTACGCCTGCGGAGTGTGGACAATGTAATTAGCGAGCTCCGCTGCGCCCTGGAACATAACCCTGGTATTAGGTACATATGGTTTGCAGATGACACCTTCACCCTCGACCCTAAGCGTATTGAAGCCTTTAGCAGAGAATTTGCAAATTTACGAAGGGAATACGATTTCGTCTGGTTTTGTGAGTGCCACCCAAGTACTTTCATAAGATGGCCCGACATGCTATCTGCAATGCTAGAATCAGGTCTTGTCAGAATGCAGATAGGAATAGAATCCGGATCTCCCCGTGTTATTGAACTATACAGAAAGCAAGCCACATTAGAGCAAATAGAAGATGTAGTCCAGCAATGCTGGAAAAAGGGCTTGCCACAGCTAGCAGGGAACATTATCATCGGCGGCGCTCTGGAAACCCGGCAGACCTTTGATGAAACAAAAAAATTTGTAGCAAGGCTTCTTGATATAGGACCAGGCATGGTGGATATTACCTCTACATTTTTCCTCCCTTTGCCTAATACGGCCCTAACGTGCAATCCATCCGCCTTTGGCTTAAACATTATAGATATAGACTCCCTTACCTCATCGGGTGATATTGCAGTTGCTGAAACCAGAGATCTCTCCCGTGAGGAAATAACCTCCATGAGGATGGAATTCACAAACCACATCCTTACTAAAATGCTAAACCTCCAGGAAGAAGGGCATATCTCTGAAGCCCGTATATTGGAGGATTTCCGCCTGAAACATAAATATGGGATTGAGAGCAATTGGTACAAAATGGTCTACTCTCCGGACAATATTCTAAAAAACTACTATACATTAATGGAACAGGGCTCTATTGTGAATTCTAAACTAATACCCGGCAGTGAAATATGGAATCATTGTCCCATTCGTACTTTCAGATTATGGGAATACTGTGATTTTGATAGCGGCAATCCTATAATAGCCAGACAGAAATTATCATGGCTTGAATTTGAACTTATTCTGTCGTGTACGGGAACAACAACACTGAACAAAATCTGTATGTGCTTATATTCCAATTTTAAAAACGATTTTTCCTGTTACGAAGACTTCTGTACTGCTGTACTGGGAATTATGAGCCGGTTCGAAGGTCGTCGTTGGCTAGGGTACACAGAATATTAG